In one Brassica oleracea var. oleracea cultivar TO1000 chromosome C9, BOL, whole genome shotgun sequence genomic region, the following are encoded:
- the LOC106314371 gene encoding LOW QUALITY PROTEIN: S-(+)-linalool synthase, chloroplastic (The sequence of the model RefSeq protein was modified relative to this genomic sequence to represent the inferred CDS: substituted 3 bases at 3 genomic stop codons): protein MALINSKISPLSCFASTNPNSLPKFLVSKFHGTVASSSPANTTKRSSPSNVYLPVSNYLRRFDHKISIEYLQELNIKVXNKLIANLDDITELRYDRXHINIQGLGIDFHCLHEIDQILHIVYKEFNQNKGCYDRDLREVALCFRLLRQEGHNVQESILRNILNKKSGFKDDLQNDVKGVIEWYQASELGVEGEEILDSLRECTFTRLNELCSGRDSHEEREIMNSLAQPRNKTLRRLTSKRFISIIKIGGDEDNEWLQSLLRARPWAECDSIMLKSLIREEISQAFKWWRELGLDKELRKERNQPLKWHTWSLEILQEPCFSEQRLDLTKPISLVYIIDDIFDVYGELDELTIFTQVVERXDHEGLEKLPRYMKVFFEALDTITMEISMKICKSHGLNPTDSLRKSGWPEETKLDSAMGLYSSRYASSSRSVQLRMRV from the exons ATGGCTTTGATAAATTCTAAAATAAGTCCACTTTCTTGTTTTGCTTCTACAAATCCAAACAGCCTTCCAAAGTTTCTGGTTTCAAAATTTCACGGCACGGTAGCTTCATCTTCGCCTGCAAATACAACTAAAAGATCAAGTCCGAGCAACGTCTACCTTCCAGTTTCAAACTATTTGAGGCGGTTTGATCATAAGATATCCATA GAATATTTACAAGAACTCAATATTAAGGTCTAGAATAAACTAATTGCAAACCTAGATGACATTACAGAGCTTAGATATGATCGATAACATATTAACATTCAAGGTTTAGGCATCGATTTCCATTGTTTACACGAGATCGATCAAATCCTTCACATCGTTTACAAAGAATTCAACCAAAACAAAGGATGCTATGACCGTGATCTCCGTGAGGTTGCACTTTGCTTTCGATTGCTGAGGCAAGAAGGCCATAATGTCCAAGAAA GTATTTTAAGAAACATCCTAAACAAGAAGAGTGGATTCAAAGACGACCTACAAAATGATGTGAAGGGTGTAATAGAATGGTATCAAGCTTCTGAGCTCGGTGTAGAAGGCGAAGAAATACTCGATAGCTTGAGAGAGTGCACGTTTACGCGTCTTAATGAACTTTGTTCGGGTCGAGATAGTCATGAAGAGCGGGAGATAATGAATTCTTTGGCACAACCTCGCAACAAAACCTTAAGAAGATTAACCTCCAAGAGATTCATAAGCATAATCAAAATCGGGGGTGACGAAGATAATGAATGGTTACAATCTCTACTACGA GCCCGGCCCTGGGCTGAGTGTGATTCCATCATGCTGAAGTCGTTGATTCGAGAAGAAATATCTCAAGCATTCAA ATGGTGGAGAGAGCTTGGTTTAGATAAAGAGCTGAGGAAGGAAAGAAACCAGCCACTGAAATGGCATACATGGTCCCTGGAAATTCTTCAAGAACCATGCTTTTCCGAGCAAAGGCTTGACCTTACCAAACCCATATCACTCGTTTACATTATCGACGACATATTCGATGTCTATGGAGAGCTAGATGAACTCACCATCTTCACACAAGTTGTGGAAAG ATAGGACCATGAGGGGCTTGAAAAGCTACCGAGATACATGAAGGTTTTCTTTGAAGCTCTAGATACAATTACAATGGAGATTAGCATGAAGATATGCAAATCACATGGTTTGAACCCAACAGACTCTCTTCGAAAATCG GGATGGCCTGAGGAAACCAAACTAGACAGTGCCATGGGACTTTACTCTTCTCGTTACGCAAGTAGTTCCAGGTCTGTGCAGCTGAGAATGCGGGTTTGA